The genomic window ACATGCTAAACAAAGAAATCATGACACAGACAATACACAActgtaaaacaattttaaaagaaagtcaATAGTATTGGTTGTCAGTCCTTTTACTCCAAAGTTCAATTTGAATATTTCTTAAGTTACTTCCAGTTTGAATGGACAAAAACAAGGCTAGCTGCCTCAGGATTTTGGGATAGCGTGGGGGGCGTTCCGGCATGAATGAATGGAACAAAAGTCATCCCTCATCTGAAGTCTCCCAGAGAACAAGTTTGGCTGGACTCAGTTACCAGAGAtggaggtctggagtcacaacaCACAACAAGTTCCAATTTAACACCAAACCCAAAGACAGCCTTGAGGATAGCTGGTATCAAGATTTGGAGAAACTTAGTAAGTGGTGACATCTGGGGTTAACATGGTGGAGTCAGTGGAGATCAACTTACCATCTGGTTGTCTCAACATGGACACTCAGAAGAAAGTATTCCCCACTCTTACCACCAACATCCCtaccatggggggggggagaagcacCAGCAACCTATACATTTTAATTGGAATTAAGAATGCAATAATCGATAGTAACTGTTTACCTGCAGTAAAATGAGAAACATCAAGTACAATGTAATAAAAAGACTGACTTTACCTGCCACTAGAAAAAAATCACCTTAAACTAATCAAGTGCCAGGAGGCTGTGGTGGTACATCTAACATACCCAGAAAGTACAGTTAAACATTGTGCAGCGTTAGTGTATACCAGAATGTCAGAACATTAAAACTGCAAACTATAATCACACATCATCAAATTCTTCACTTCCCATCTAAAATCAAAATCACTTAATATTTTCAGCAGCATCCTGTCCTCACACACATGCTGTCCATATGTAAAAACCAAGGTATGAAATGATAGAGATGGGGGAACAAAGGCAGATTGACTGAAGACTAATGTCAGGTTTGCAACCCACAACACTGCTGCTCAAGTGGTGTTATTCCTATGCCTCCATTTTCATATCACTGGAATCTTGTGTACAACTTTGACACGAGGCGAAACCCTTAAAATGTCGTGGTTACCCAGGTTTGAAACACCAACATTGGAAAGGCTGCCTGGTCACACAATGTTTGGAGTCCAGCCCTTCTGTCACTCAATTTTGAGTGATGGATCTCTGTAGCCAAATGCACTCCATCAAGCAGGATGTCCAAAAAAAGAGTGCCTCTGATACCCTCTCACTTCAAGGTAGTTCTATCAGCAGGGGCTGGGCAACAAGAGACAGCTAGCTTCAACCTTGGTTAGTTTTTGCTCCTTTATCATTTATAGTCAAGGTGTCTTCAGTTCTTGAATGGTTACCTTATTTCTTGATAAGCccaatacatccttcctacaacagaTGCTGGGAGACCATTTGGAAGGAGTGCTAAAAGAGTGGAccaaatataatgtggaaaaggaATTGCAGCTTCCCACTTTGccagaaaattatttatttagtgTTTTGAAACTCGATTAGCTCCTGCCTAGTGAGTGGTGCTGCCCCAGAGCCCAGGCCTGCACACTGGAATCTCACTGCAATTTAAACTGTGACCCATTCTTTTCCTTGGACCTTTACAACATGTACCTTTTGGGGCTGGCAACAATAACCAGTGGAGAGGAAATAGGATTCATAGTGTGCTCAAGCACAAAGTCATTTTCAGAGTGGACATTAATAAAACTATGCCAATGTAGCAGTTCTTGCCTCTTATTCCAAATAGAAATCAACTTacgaagattttttttcccccaaagtaaTGTCCCTATCAACATAGGCACTTGAATAAACCACTTTACAGCAGGAAGGTCTGAGCTGATACATCTAGAACCCACAAGGCCAGTCACCAATTAAAACATGTAAATCACCATATCCACAGCATCTAATCCTCATCTTCATAATATCTATTTCTCTTGATTTGTTCTTCAACTGACAGTTCCTTGGTTCCTTCCACTTCGTTTTCATCCTCCTCCCAAAAACCAACGTCCTCCAGTTTTTTCTCATTCTCTGGAATTTGCTCATTGGAGGCAAGAGAGTCCCCTGGGGTTTGCAGCGAGCCTGATTCGTGCCTGGATTCCTGCTCCCCATCCTCTGCAAGGTCATTTTCCCCGGCTGCCTCTTTGAGCTGAACTTTCTCTATAGGCAGATGGCAGTCTTCGCTCTGGACCTCTACCACCTCTCCGGCCACTGAATCGCTCTCACCCTCAAGCTTGGCAGGTACTGGTAGCTCCACTTCATCTTTCAGGCTTTTCTTCCTCTCATTCTTTGGTTCagtctccccctcaccttcctttTCTTTGCCAACGACTGCGTCCTGCGCTGTGCTCTTGGCAGGCTGCACATTCTTCACTGGCTCATTAACAGCCACAGGTTTCAGGGGCTCAGCCACACTAAACGGTCTCCACCGTTCCTTCAGGGAGGCACTTCTCCTCAGTCTGGAGCTGCCAACAAAATCAGAGTTTCTCTTGATGGGCTGCTGGTCATCCTCTGGAGGCCACTTTGGTTTGTTAACTCTGATACCCTCTTCAGTGGAGCTGGTTCCTTTACTTCCTGCTTCAGTGGGCGGTGGCCAAGCTATTTTTAACTTCCTCGTTTCCACGGGTTTCTCCGCCTTTTCAGGTGACGGACTGGAAACCAGAGCCTCCATGCTGGCAGCCAGAACCCCTACCTTGGCTATAGAAAGCTCATCCACTCCAGAGCCATCAGCCTTGGCCTCCGAGGAGTCTTCACTCTTGCTCTCCATGGGGTCACTCTCGTTCTTGGTCATCCACAGCTCTTTGTGGGGCTTGTGGCCAAATCCCTCATCGTAATTACCTTTGGACTTGAAGAGCTGACTGAAGTGTGGCTTGCAGTAGATGTTCCCATGGAGGGAGGCAAAATTCCCAAGGCTGGGCAAAAGAAATTGAGAAACGTTTAAAGTGGCTTGCAAACATGGCCTCAGCCAAACATCTATAATTTTTAAATACACAGAGAAACACAGAAAGCAACACAGCAGTGTAACAGGACTGCAGCCTCAATGAGGTTGGTTAACCAGTGGGTCTCAAGCCAGACTTTCAGAATCCTAACTGTGTCCCAGAGATAAGATTACCCCTTTATTCTCCTCTCCAGCCAGCCCCCCAAAAAATTACATTGTGTTTAATGGGTTTTCTTTAAAGTTCTTtttgaagtggcaacacaaagtGACCTCCAACAGCTTAAAGGACTCAGCACGCCAGCCACAAAATTTACAGCCTTGCTTGTCTTGCATTTTCTTTTGGCCGCAAATGTTCCTCAAGGAGTGGAATAGTGTTTATTTTTCACTGTGCTAACTTATGGTCTCCTTCCAAAATGACCTTTTGTGCCAAGTCTGGGCAACAACTGTCAGGAGAgtacagcaaaactccaataatccggcaccagattgtttggaaatcctgatggcccAACATTTGGCTCACTCgttagtctggaatgtgagcctGCATCCCAGAGTGCTTgcatatttcctgctccctttaaactcaaccaggttcactgggaaatgtTATTATACCACCATTTAATGtgtaaagtgaaataaaaagtgCCTGGAGTAACATCCATAGTTTGGAAaacctgccagtccagcaccaccaaagtgccagattattggagagtTTGGTGTTTAATTGTGGGGACAGAGGTTGGTGAGGTGGTGTAGCAGGAGGTAGTAAGCATATTGACTTACAGGCACACTTCCCACTGAGCCCCAATTGAGAAATCAAAAGCAGAGATGTTGGGGTGCCTGATATAGTCGCTGCTGTTTGTCTGGGAGCTCCTGGTCTATACAAGCCATCGGcctgtggtggtgggagtgggaggcTCAAGGAAATCCTTTGTGCAATGTTTATACTTACTTAtactcagtggggggggggggggggggaggaggaagttaaaaagaacacattttggatcaagacagAGGATGAAACCAGAATCAGAGCCCTCACCTAAGTTTCATGTTACAGTGGCTACAACGGAAGCAGGCGTTGTGAAAGACCTGTTGGTTCGCGACCAGGCGCTCCATGGGATAGACCGTCTTTTGGCAGGTGACACACAGCTCCCTGGCTGGGAGTTGGAACTTCTGGGAGCAAAAAGGAACAAAAGCACGGCACTAGTTGTTAGATGAAAATTTTACAACACCAAGACAAATTTGAAATGTGACAAAACATTAGGATTAACTGGCAGTGCTTCACATATTCAAAAAGTCATTTTGATCACAAATAAATTGGAGGAGAAACTGGCCTGGAGAAAGTTGGCAGCAAATACTCGAGTGAATGACGAGGTCACTTTTGGATTTTGCAGATTCAGTTTAGACTTCAGTTTTAACGTTTTCTCCGAACAGTTTCCCCAATTATTTGTCAAGCACAGATTAGCAGAATGGGCGCAGGAAGAGGAGGAACAAGGTGACATTTTCAAAACAAAGGGCCTTGGCAGCAAGTGAGAATAAGGAGGaaataggaacaggcctttcggcccctcatacctgttctgccattcagtaagatcacggccgatattttacctcagcaacactttccaacattgaccccatatcctttgattcccttgatatgaaaaatctatcactctccaatatactcagtgacttggccaccacagccctcctagggagggagttccaaagattcaccaccctctgggtgaagacatttcttcccatctctgtcctgaatggccaaccccttattttgagactatgccttggttctagactccccagccaggggaaaatgTCATTCTCAcaactaccctgtcaaaccctggaAGAGTTTTATGTGGtttgatgagatcacctctcattgttctaGGCTCTAGAGGAGAGAAGTCCAGTCCGCTTAACCTCTCCACATgagagagatgtggaggaataCAACCATCAgtaccaccaccaccagcccagggGTCAACCTGGTGAGATAGTGACATGATTTCAAAATCACGTTGGgcttaaacaaaagaaaaaccctagctcactcagacCAAATGTTGCTTTAAGTTCCGCTTCCAAAACTATCAAGTTCACATCACAATTTACACAATGAGTCCCAGGTTTtggagggaaggggggtggtAGAGAAAACTTTTCTACCAACCTTGTGCCCAAGACCCCCAACCCTTGGATGGCAGCATTGGCATACTCTTGGCACCAAGTTGCCCACATGCCATAAATAATAATGCCCACAAATGTTTCACACCCCATGCATTTTTAACTTTGACACAAATGCAAACCAAGACTGTATaatcctcctctcccttcccaatAGCAATACACCCATGCAGCTCAAGCAGAGTTTTGGTTAAAATATGTGATTAACCGAaacaggacaagggcagcatctTGCTCAGATATCAATTTAGATCAAGCATTTTTGTTAAAAGTAAAACAAGTCAAGCCTCTTTATAAAGAGCAAACAGAACCTCACATCGGAGAGAGAagaatgaagagagagaaaagggatacTTCAGGAACAGGTAGAAGCTGAAAAATAGGCAAAGATATAGGATTAAGCAGCAATATAATCAACAGCAAAAGGACATCAATAGGTTATATCAAAGTGTTTATAATTGCACTGATTAAGTATTGAAAAGAGACTAAACAATTCTTCATGCTTTGCCCTCATCTTAACTGTTTAAAGCCAAACTTTCAAATGTAATCTCTCCAAAAAAATTTTGATCCTAAACATTCCATGTATGAAAAGCTAGAAATatactgaatattttcaatatcATCAGGAGAGCTCGGAATCCCAGGTAATATTCTGATGCTGAAATTTCCCTTTAAGAAATTAGCCTACTTTAGAGGATTGAATAACTTGGCCACTAACAGATACCCGATCTCTGTTTGGACCTTCTCTAGGGAACAGTTAATTCCACTTCCATTCAGATTAGCAAGGCGACAGATGTGGTGCTAAGCTCATCATATCTTGTAACCATAGCACCCAGTGCCTGAGAAAGGCTGCACACAGCAGGTGGCTGACAAGTTCGATAAAAGCTGCTTCATGCCGGGACTCTCTCGATGGTGAGGGAGCCATATCTAGGAGTTGGGCTATTTGGATTGCTCGAAGCTCGTCTTTTTATCCCGGTGACAAACCTGGAGACTCAGAAGGTCTGGCACCAAGATAAGGGATTTGCTAGTGTAAACACAGGAAACTCTCAGACATCAGGCTCCTTGACTATAGATAAACAGGAGCGACATAAAAGCTGATCAAGGCTAGGAAGATACCAGGTTTGAGCTTGCTTCTCTTCCAAACTAGCTGATCCTGGGTGCTGCAAGTGGTTTTAGCTGCCttgggtggagaggagagatggaagAGAGTATTCTGGAGGCAGCAGACTTCCCATTCTAGGTCATATCCATCTTGAAAGAGGGTATTTCAATGGTTTCTTTCCCCCTtcattcccccaccctcaccacccacGGTTGTCACTTGTCAACTGGACTCACACAGAACAAGGGTCACCTGTGGAGATGTGGGAGCAACACTAGAAGTGTGGAGAGGGACTGTCAGTAGGGAAATAACCAAGACAACTaatgaggaaaaaatattttttgtgcCCACTGCCAGCTTTGTAAAGTTGAATGCGAATTATTTAATAAGATGATGCCTAATGGGATGCCTACCTTAACAGGTTTGGCTGGAATGTTTTGTATTTCCATGGTTGGTCTTTGTTGCTTTACACCGTCAGCTGAAAGCTTTGACATCCCTTCATTTTCTGCATTAacgatcaattttttttaaaaaaggattaaGAGCATGAATTAAAACCAGAGGTTGTCAGTTGTCAGCGCAAACACAGAGGAGCAATGTTTATTTTCTACTTGAACTGCAAAGATGGCATCAAAGCCTCTACTGGGCCACCTACTGGCTGGAAATGGTTGTACAGATGCACCGCTCCACAAAAAACACCAGGCCAAATCAAGctgattccccccctccccacccaggaAGCATCCAGCCAAGACTAATCACCCAAATACCCCAAACAGCCTTTGACAAGGAGGCAAGGTTGGAGCTGGAGCCTTGTGTCAAAATAAACTTCTTcctaaaaaatttttaaaaaatccccaaTTCAAAGCtattaaggagacacaagagactgcagatgctggaacctggagcaacaaacaatttactggagaaactcagtcaggcagcatctgtggggggacagGGATTGTCaacgagaccctgcatcagttctgatGCTGATCAacccaagttcttccagcagattgatcGTTGCTCAAAACTACTAAGACTGCTGCAAAgtaaaaatacttaaaacattaaaacactGAGAAATAATTAATAACATTACAGTAATACAAGAGGAAAATAAATTACCGTTCGAGCCCAATGACTCAGTAGAGTGACAGATGCCACTCAGCATGTCCCAAGAGCCAAACTGCTAATGGCCAAACACTGATTAGCTCCCTGACCTCAGCCAAGCTCCATTTGGCTCACTGATCTCCAATATTTGGAGAACAAGTATTTTATTCCCCCAGGGAAGAGTTTGGCAAAAATCCAGAGTCAGAAAGGCTGCCTTTCCATGTCTGAACAACGAGTGCAAGGGTGGCTCTGGtacagggaggcaacacacagAGTACAAACACAGCGTGGCTCACCTTGGGCATCTACCTGTCTTTCGGAAATAGAACTTTTCCAAGAACTGGGAGTGTTCTCAATCACAGACCCCTGGGACAGAACACGAGGAAAGTTACAAAGCTGCATTTTTCAACAATGTAATGGACAAACAACATTAAGCAGTAATAGGAAGATCTCCTCATGCAAACtttcaaaataattgttttatcGCTTTGCCTATTGAGCTTTGAGCTCTGGGCACGATTTGAGAAGCAgccttatgggctgaatggcctactcctgattttCATTATGTTCTGGCATGCTAACTTCTGCCCTTAATTGCTGCAAAGATAGTGCAGGTGGGAGGGAAATAATCACACCTGCGTTTATGAATCTCGAGAAGCTTgtccacccaggacaaagcagcccatggGACTGGAACCCCATCCACTACCCAGAACATTAGTTCCCTGCACCACCGgcacagtggctgtagtgtgtgtcacctacaaaatgcactgcagtcacttacCAAGGCTCGTAggacatctcccaaacccactgTGTCACACCGCCTAGGTGACCAGTAGGTGCTTGGGAAAGCGCCAAGCTCCCCTCCATATCAcacaccaccccagcagtgcCGTCAAACAGAGGCTGCAGCCAATCAAGGTGGCAGCTCAATGCTACCTTTGtgggcaagtagggatgggcaataaatgctggcctggcccgTGATGCTCTGATCCATTAATGAATAACGAAACATAGCTCACAAATCTTGTGTAGAACACAAGTTCAGAAGGGCATTCGCCTCTTGTGCCTGGTCCCCCACTCACAGCTGATCTACtacctcattttcctgcactaaccccatatccctcgattccccaCTGTGTAAACACCTATTCGTCTCAATCTTGAATACCCTCTGTCACTGAGCCTCTtgggggaagggagttccaaagattcatcaccctctgggtgaagaatcgTCTCCCATCTCTGTCCCAAACAACCGACCCCTTTTTCTGAGACTACGACCCGGTTCCAGGctccccagccaagggaaacacaaATTCTGCGTCTACCCCGTCAAGCCCTGCAAGGATTTTGTACTAATCAATGAGATTACCCTTCCTCCTTCTACTCTAGATACAGGCAGAATCTGCTTCATCTTTTCTCCTACAATAAACCTGCcaccccagaaatcaatctggtgaatccttGTTGCACTCCAATCAACACATCCATCCTTGGGAagtgagaccagacctgtacacaatatgtCATCTCACCAGAGCTCCACATAATTAGAGCAAGACGTCTCAGCTCTGGTACTCAAATCCTGATGCTGTTCAACCTGATAGATGGACTCACACTTGTTGGATCAATAGACACCTTGATTCAACCACCtacccttccccaccattcatcCTCTGATCATTACGCaatgtaaacatttttaaaagattgaaGAGCAAGAGATTGGTGCTGAAAATTGACAAGACTGGAAAGTTAGTTAAATATCGGCACACCACGGTTATTTTGCAAACTGAGATTCATTAACAGgttctatttttaaattaagttgTGAATGAAACCAGAATGGCCAGGCATTGCAGAGACTGGTCAGAGATGTGAAACTGGTGGGTCACAGTGACCCTTTCCTCAAGTGCAGGGAGCTTCAAGCTACAGTGTCCAACTCCAGAATAGTTTCACTAAAAAGTCAGCAGGCAACACAGACCCCGCAGTAAACTCACTGATGCCACTAAACTATTTTTTTAAGTTCCCCAGGGTCTTAAAAGTCATTAAATTAAGCAGGCAATGAGTGCAGTAATGTGGGAATTCACAGGAGACAATTTGTGCACCAAGGGCCACAAACAGCAGCGTAATAAAGACCAAATAAACTGCAAATTTTAGGTCCTGCTGACCAAGCCAAAACATTATTAGCAGCACAGTAAAAAAATGGCAATGGTTAGAAACTGATAACCATGAAGATTGCAGAATGTGAGCTGACCAGGAGAGGACACTAATTCACAACTACAAAGGCAGCTGAGAAAACATGGGGATGGATCGACTGAATACTGTAATACATCCCAATATTCAGgccatacaaacaagctcccataatattaaattcaaaagtctgacgtaccTACACGTTCATTTCTATaaatgacagaactagtttcctttctccactttcagtaattgttctttcttatcagcctcatgtgcttttgatgccgttCACTACAATACTGTAGAAGTACGGTTACCATAtagagtgatttttaaaaattcattttccaacttatggacatctgtaaaaatggaacccgttttTTACCTGGAGACAGCCTGTAGGCAGCTGAGACAAGAGCAGGCACCTTGTGAACATACAAGCAGTGGATAACAGCGATGGGTCACAAGTTTAGTTCATCCCTCACACTGGCAAATGCTGAATCCAATCACATCAGAAAAAGGGGTCGAGGGTAATTTTAGAAAAGTAAAGGGGGACTGTGTTCCCCAAAATATAGAAGGAAGGCAAATCTTCAGCCATTGAGAGTCCAGGCACTGAGCTAAAGCCAAGCTGGTGGATTCTTGGAACGAGGCAGCGACAGTTCAAGTGGAAACGACCTAGCCATGGCTTTGTCAGCCCTACTGTAATCAATACTGTACAACCATTGCTGCTAAAGTCTGCTCACATACCTTCTGCAGCTCCGCATGGGGGGAGGTACTGGTCAAAGGTTCTGGTGGCACATTCTCTTTTTGTTCATTGCCATTGCTTGCATGTATTTCAAGGTCACTGGTGCATATGTCAGACTACAACAGATAAAGCCAGCACAAACAATCAGAGAATCAAAAGAACATTACAATAGTCTTGCAAAACAGCAGCTACCTTTACTTGCAGGTCGGCTGAATTACTGGGTGgtttaaattaaaattagaatcaaaataaaccaagtaattactcAGGGCTCTGAATACTTGCATGGAGGTAATGAAGGCAGGTGAAAACCCAACAATACACTTGAGTGCATTGTCAACATTGGGTACCAAAAGGGATGTACAAAGGGAGATGGAACTGGCACATAATAGACAGCTGCACTCTGCTACAAATCAAAACTCAGATCAGGAACTAGCAAATTGAGTCACAAAGACatttgctggtaaatgggattagtgtagacgggcaagACTTCAGCACGGatgcggtgggctgaagggcctgtttctgtgctgtacgactccgtGACTCGATAACATCAAGTTGCAATCTTCAGTCTTACTTCCTGGTCCCTTGGGTGCCTTTGCTCTGCTATTTTGATTCAGCTGTGTTTTTGTTGCTGTCAAGTGGAagatgaaggggaggggtggacagGGAAGAAAGTTAATCTATAGGGAAGATGGTGAAAATAATAGATGTGGTGTTGCTATGCATTTTACATACATTGTTATTCATCATGTCCTACAATGCATAAAAAAGGATTTGCATTTTTGTGGCATTTCTCTCAAAGCTCTCTATAGCCAAAGgcacattttgtggcagagtgaCAGCTGTGATTCAACAAATCTCTCGGGACAGTCTCAACCTTGTGGAGTGTGGGCAGCTGAGGGTAGGGCagaccctctgcccacctgctgaTGGCTCACAGCCCAAGTTCCATTTACACATTGCTGGTGATAGTCGGGAGCCTGGTTAGACATCACCAGCTATGAGCAGGCAGAGAAACCAGCAGACTGATTGCTGGAGCCGGCGTTGCTGAAGGGAAGCTGGCTGTGTGGAGGTGGAGAACCggaggtcacacacacacacacacacacacacacacacacacacacacccttctccTGTGCCTCACTATTCTATGAATACAATATCCTCACCTCAATAAATATTTAGACTCAGACCAGTGGGCAATCCCTTTTGTGCACCTGTGAACTGTATTAAAACCCCAATTCTGCTTTCTCACTGACTCTTAAACAAAGTTATATCAGTAGCAGCAGAGCAGTTGGAAACATCTCTCCCAATACTTCACATTGGGAAACACAAATTCACAGGATTGTTTAATAAGCTGGCAAACATTGAGAGCTCAAAAAGATGAATATACCAGTGTGAAACTTGGAGAAAGGAGGCAGGAAAACTTAAGTGTTGGAAATTTGGTGCTAGTGTATCTGCTCAGGGGAGGGGGGGCTCAGTCATTCCTGCTCTTCATCACCAACTCTCAGGGTTCAGCTGAGGTACCGTCACCTGTGATGAGACCATATTCAAGTAAAGCTGTCTGATTGCTGTACAGATTGACCACCAAGCCCCGAGGAAGGGCCGTGACAAGTGCTGCTACAGAATTATATAGAGcagtagagcaatacagcacggatacaggcccttcggcccaacgagtccatgccgaccacagtgcccacccagctagtctcaatttcctgcattcggcccatatccctccaagccccgcccctccatttacccatccaagtgctccttaaatgatactattgtacctgcctcacccacttcctctggcagctcgctccatatactcaccactctctgcatgaaaaagttgcccctcaggtcctttttatatttttctcctctcaccccaaatctatgcccctagttttggactccgctaccctggggaaaagacttaccatccaccttatctgtg from Pristis pectinata isolate sPriPec2 chromosome X, sPriPec2.1.pri, whole genome shotgun sequence includes these protein-coding regions:
- the lima1a gene encoding LIM domain and actin-binding protein 1a isoform X2 — translated: MERSPFSRGQWASQSLRVTAKELSIVNKRGSPALRERFSKYQKAAEEASSDRKKGNTENLAPNLRKGTLSILKKKWEVPESSAAQPLPQKSPVRVNRPQVTAVSPKPDASLGLLSESDQNSKSPTTTRIKSPRSPGASSRFSYPGAESEGQAKIKSQSESWKMERALSKEGIEVENGTTQDLAIFPKIEKFNVPLNSLKMMFEKGDVNAQSKSRQHELPVKAARDRHLKSDVSKKWLDKTAEGSCLIEGVVENKARDGSTSGFKSDDFDHTSPGTSPDKTESKVGTELADMQEQTSVKDRMALYQAAASQKETSLQSPTTLEEHVAPGEVVDTKELWDTRESSNPKRLSQSDICTSDLEIHASNGNEQKENVPPEPLTSTSPHAELQKGSVIENTPSSWKSSISERQVDAQENEGMSKLSADGVKQQRPTMEIQNIPAKPVKKFQLPARELCVTCQKTVYPMERLVANQQVFHNACFRCSHCNMKLSLGNFASLHGNIYCKPHFSQLFKSKGNYDEGFGHKPHKELWMTKNESDPMESKSEDSSEAKADGSGVDELSIAKVGVLAASMEALVSSPSPEKAEKPVETRKLKIAWPPPTEAGSKGTSSTEEGIRVNKPKWPPEDDQQPIKRNSDFVGSSRLRRSASLKERWRPFSVAEPLKPVAVNEPVKNVQPAKSTAQDAVVGKEKEGEGETEPKNERKKSLKDEVELPVPAKLEGESDSVAGEVVEVQSEDCHLPIEKVQLKEAAGENDLAEDGEQESRHESGSLQTPGDSLASNEQIPENEKKLEDVGFWEEDENEVEGTKELSVEEQIKRNRYYEDED
- the lima1a gene encoding LIM domain and actin-binding protein 1a isoform X4 translates to MERSPFSRGQWASQSLRVTAKELSIVNKRGSPALRERFSKYQKAAEEASSDRKKGNTENLAPNLRKGTLSILKKKWEVPESSAAQPLPQKSPVRVNRPQVTAVSPKPDASLGLLSESDQNSKSPTTTRIKSPRSPGASSRFSYPGAESEGQAKIKSQSESWKMERALSKEGIEVENGTTQDLAIFPKIEKFNVPLNSLKMMFEKGDVNAQSKSRQHELPVKTLEEHVAPGEVVDTKELWDTRESSNPKRLSQSDICTSDLEIHASNGNEQKENVPPEPLTSTSPHAELQKGSVIENTPSSWKSSISERQVDAQENEGMSKLSADGVKQQRPTMEIQNIPAKPVKKFQLPARELCVTCQKTVYPMERLVANQQVFHNACFRCSHCNMKLSLGNFASLHGNIYCKPHFSQLFKSKGNYDEGFGHKPHKELWMTKNESDPMESKSEDSSEAKADGSGVDELSIAKVGVLAASMEALVSSPSPEKAEKPVETRKLKIAWPPPTEAGSKGTSSTEEGIRVNKPKWPPEDDQQPIKRNSDFVGSSRLRRSASLKERWRPFSVAEPLKPVAVNEPVKNVQPAKSTAQDAVVGKEKEGEGETEPKNERKKSLKDEVELPVPAKLEGESDSVAGEVVEVQSEDCHLPIEKVQLKEAAGENDLAEDGEQESRHESGSLQTPGDSLASNEQIPENEKKLEDVGFWEEDENEVEGTKELSVEEQIKRNRYYEDED
- the lima1a gene encoding LIM domain and actin-binding protein 1a isoform X3, which encodes MERSPFSRGQWASQSLRVTAKELSIVNKRGSPALRERFSKYQKAAEEASSDRKKGNTENLAPNLRKGTLSILKKKWEVPESSAAQPLPQKSPVRVNRPQVTAVSPKPDASLGLLSESDQNSKSPTTTRIKSPRSPGASSRFSYPGAESEGQAKIKSQSESWKMERALSKEGIEVENGTTQDLAIFPKIEKFNVPLNSLKMMFEKGDVNAQSKSRQHELPVKQAARDRHLKSDVSKKWLDKTAEGSCLIEGVVENKARDGSTSGFKSDDFDHTSPGTSPDKTESKVGTELADMQEQTSVKDRMALYQAAASQKETSLQSPTTLEEHVAPGEVVDTKELWDTRESSNPKRLSQSDICTSDLEIHASNGNEQKENVPPEPLTSTSPHAELQKGSVIENTPSSWKSSISERQVDAQENEGMSKLSADGVKQQRPTMEIQNIPAKPVKFQLPARELCVTCQKTVYPMERLVANQQVFHNACFRCSHCNMKLSLGNFASLHGNIYCKPHFSQLFKSKGNYDEGFGHKPHKELWMTKNESDPMESKSEDSSEAKADGSGVDELSIAKVGVLAASMEALVSSPSPEKAEKPVETRKLKIAWPPPTEAGSKGTSSTEEGIRVNKPKWPPEDDQQPIKRNSDFVGSSRLRRSASLKERWRPFSVAEPLKPVAVNEPVKNVQPAKSTAQDAVVGKEKEGEGETEPKNERKKSLKDEVELPVPAKLEGESDSVAGEVVEVQSEDCHLPIEKVQLKEAAGENDLAEDGEQESRHESGSLQTPGDSLASNEQIPENEKKLEDVGFWEEDENEVEGTKELSVEEQIKRNRYYEDED
- the lima1a gene encoding LIM domain and actin-binding protein 1a isoform X1; the encoded protein is MERSPFSRGQWASQSLRVTAKELSIVNKRGSPALRERFSKYQKAAEEASSDRKKGNTENLAPNLRKGTLSILKKKWEVPESSAAQPLPQKSPVRVNRPQVTAVSPKPDASLGLLSESDQNSKSPTTTRIKSPRSPGASSRFSYPGAESEGQAKIKSQSESWKMERALSKEGIEVENGTTQDLAIFPKIEKFNVPLNSLKMMFEKGDVNAQSKSRQHELPVKQAARDRHLKSDVSKKWLDKTAEGSCLIEGVVENKARDGSTSGFKSDDFDHTSPGTSPDKTESKVGTELADMQEQTSVKDRMALYQAAASQKETSLQSPTTLEEHVAPGEVVDTKELWDTRESSNPKRLSQSDICTSDLEIHASNGNEQKENVPPEPLTSTSPHAELQKGSVIENTPSSWKSSISERQVDAQENEGMSKLSADGVKQQRPTMEIQNIPAKPVKKFQLPARELCVTCQKTVYPMERLVANQQVFHNACFRCSHCNMKLSLGNFASLHGNIYCKPHFSQLFKSKGNYDEGFGHKPHKELWMTKNESDPMESKSEDSSEAKADGSGVDELSIAKVGVLAASMEALVSSPSPEKAEKPVETRKLKIAWPPPTEAGSKGTSSTEEGIRVNKPKWPPEDDQQPIKRNSDFVGSSRLRRSASLKERWRPFSVAEPLKPVAVNEPVKNVQPAKSTAQDAVVGKEKEGEGETEPKNERKKSLKDEVELPVPAKLEGESDSVAGEVVEVQSEDCHLPIEKVQLKEAAGENDLAEDGEQESRHESGSLQTPGDSLASNEQIPENEKKLEDVGFWEEDENEVEGTKELSVEEQIKRNRYYEDED